Proteins encoded together in one Microbacterium sp. ABRD28 window:
- a CDS encoding DUF559 domain-containing protein has translation MTQTAPSHPTAFSPRSLERCGRLRTWIDERGGIAHRDAASDAGFALTVQREAVRMGIVGKVRRHWLMTPSCAGDLLTAAQSSGVLTCVSAARRYGWWLPPDVDQRVHIQLKPHGRPPCEDAVAHWSAPLAPARGKLLASVEDTLRDVASCLGHASALVVWESAIRTENLAIDALRLIPWRRIEAARLADEVRGLSDSGLETFFAVRLTAWGVPFVQQAVVAGHRVDLLVGRRLVIQIDGFSYHSTAAQRGRDVALDAELVMRGYTVLRFTYAQVIHDWASVERALSRAIAAGLHR, from the coding sequence ATGACGCAGACCGCCCCCTCGCATCCGACCGCGTTCAGTCCTCGCTCTCTGGAGCGCTGCGGACGACTGCGCACCTGGATCGATGAGCGCGGGGGCATCGCCCACCGTGACGCCGCGTCCGACGCCGGCTTCGCGCTGACTGTTCAGCGGGAAGCGGTGCGGATGGGCATCGTCGGAAAGGTCCGCCGCCACTGGCTCATGACCCCTTCATGTGCGGGCGACCTGCTCACCGCGGCGCAGAGCTCCGGCGTCTTGACCTGTGTGTCGGCGGCCCGGCGCTACGGGTGGTGGCTGCCCCCTGATGTCGATCAACGCGTCCACATCCAGCTGAAGCCTCACGGACGCCCGCCGTGTGAGGACGCGGTAGCCCACTGGTCCGCGCCGCTCGCGCCCGCGCGCGGGAAGTTGTTGGCGTCCGTCGAGGACACCCTGCGCGATGTGGCCTCGTGTCTGGGACACGCCTCGGCGTTGGTGGTGTGGGAGTCAGCCATCCGCACGGAGAACCTTGCGATCGACGCTCTCCGACTCATTCCCTGGCGACGGATCGAGGCGGCCCGTCTTGCGGACGAGGTGCGCGGGCTCTCCGACTCGGGCCTGGAGACGTTTTTTGCGGTACGGCTGACTGCGTGGGGGGTGCCCTTCGTCCAGCAGGCCGTGGTCGCAGGCCACCGCGTAGATCTGCTCGTCGGCCGGCGACTGGTGATCCAGATCGACGGGTTCTCGTACCACTCGACGGCCGCACAGCGCGGGCGCGACGTCGCCCTCGACGCAGAGCTGGTCATGCGCGGATACACCGTGCTGCGCTTCACCTACGCGCAGGTCATTCACGACTGGGCCAGCGTCGAGCGAGCGCTGTCGCGCGCGATCGCCGCGGGGCTGCATCGTTGA
- a CDS encoding GNAT family N-acetyltransferase, with protein sequence MAELRLEELSASTIVAVNNMSLKPGQEEFLSPVSYGIAATVVNPQTSWQRVVLDGDEVVGFVSANFDPDFPQEYFRSVLWRINVDADDQGRGVGRFAVEQLLAEARSRGMRSVNVIYEAGEGGPEAFFRRVGFSPVGETEYGEVIAEVSL encoded by the coding sequence ATGGCCGAACTTCGCCTCGAGGAACTGTCCGCGTCCACGATCGTCGCGGTCAACAACATGTCCCTGAAGCCGGGCCAGGAGGAGTTCCTCTCGCCGGTGAGCTACGGCATCGCCGCAACCGTGGTCAACCCCCAGACCTCGTGGCAGCGGGTCGTGCTCGACGGCGACGAGGTGGTCGGCTTCGTCAGCGCCAACTTCGACCCCGACTTCCCCCAGGAGTACTTCCGCTCCGTGCTCTGGCGCATCAACGTCGACGCCGACGATCAGGGCCGCGGCGTCGGCCGGTTCGCGGTGGAGCAGCTGCTCGCCGAGGCCCGCTCGCGCGGCATGAGATCGGTCAACGTGATCTACGAGGCCGGCGAGGGCGGCCCCGAGGCCTTCTTCCGCCGAGTCGGCTTCTCCCCCGTTGGTGAGACCGAATACGGCGAGGTCATCGCCGAGGTCTCCCTCTAA
- a CDS encoding NADP-dependent isocitrate dehydrogenase has protein sequence MTESTIIYTYTDEAPALATASFLPMVQAVTRTAGVDIETRDISLGGRILAAFPQNLTPEQQVGDALAELGGLATLPEANIIKLPNISASIPQLKAAIAELQSQGYDIPAYPDEPSTVEEKDIRARYDRIKGSAVNPVLREGNSDRRAPLSVKSYARKHPHRNKPFAEGSKTRVATMGHDDFRSNEKSVLIPADDVLTIRHVAADGTETVLKDGIKVLPGEIVDATFLSAKALDAFLAETIETARADDVLYSVHLKATMMKVSDPIIFGHVVKAFLPDVFARHGAALAAAGLTPNDGLGAILAGLSTVDGGDEIAAAIRADLDGGPRLSYVNSDKGITNLHVPSDVIVDASMPALIRNGGKLWGVDGGEDDTLAVIPDSSYASVYQTVIDDCLAHGPLDPATIGTVPNVGLMAQAAEEYGSHDKTFEISAAGTVQVVNAAGDVLIEHEVEAGDIWRAMQTKDVAIRDWVKLAVTRARATGAPAVFWLDQTRAHDATLIEKVHTYLADHDTAGLTIEILAPSEATQYSLDRLRRGEDTISVTGNVLRDYLTDLFPILEVGTSAKMLSIVPLLAGGGLFETGAGGSAPKHVQQLVAENYLRWDSLGEFFALAASLEHLADVTGNGKAQVLADTLDAATGTFLENDKSPGRALGTIDNRGSHYYLALYWAQELARQSADPELAAAFAPIAEALAENEQRIVDELIAVQGSPAEIGGYYRPDPELVAQVMRPSATLNGIIDGIA, from the coding sequence GTGACGGAATCCACCATCATCTACACCTACACCGACGAGGCGCCCGCGCTGGCGACGGCCTCCTTCCTGCCCATGGTGCAGGCGGTGACGCGCACCGCGGGTGTGGACATCGAAACCCGCGACATCTCGCTGGGCGGCCGCATCCTCGCCGCCTTTCCGCAGAACCTGACGCCCGAGCAGCAGGTCGGCGACGCCCTCGCCGAGCTCGGCGGCCTCGCCACGCTTCCCGAGGCCAACATCATCAAGCTTCCCAACATCTCCGCGTCGATCCCGCAGCTGAAAGCTGCGATCGCCGAGCTGCAGAGCCAGGGATACGACATCCCCGCCTACCCCGACGAGCCGAGCACGGTCGAGGAGAAGGACATCCGTGCCCGCTACGACCGCATCAAGGGCTCCGCAGTCAACCCGGTGCTGCGCGAGGGCAACAGCGACCGCCGCGCGCCGCTGTCGGTGAAGAGCTACGCGCGCAAGCACCCCCACCGCAACAAGCCGTTCGCCGAGGGGTCGAAGACCCGGGTGGCGACCATGGGTCACGACGACTTCCGCTCGAACGAGAAGTCGGTGCTGATCCCCGCCGACGACGTGCTGACGATCCGCCATGTCGCAGCCGACGGCACCGAGACGGTGCTCAAGGACGGCATCAAGGTACTCCCGGGCGAGATCGTGGATGCCACGTTCCTGTCTGCGAAGGCCCTCGACGCCTTCCTCGCCGAGACCATCGAGACCGCCCGGGCCGACGACGTGCTCTACTCGGTGCACCTCAAGGCGACGATGATGAAGGTCAGCGACCCGATCATCTTCGGCCACGTCGTGAAGGCCTTCCTCCCCGACGTCTTCGCACGCCACGGCGCGGCTCTCGCCGCGGCCGGTCTCACCCCCAACGACGGTCTCGGCGCGATCCTGGCCGGACTGTCGACAGTCGACGGCGGCGACGAGATCGCGGCGGCCATTCGTGCCGACCTCGACGGCGGACCGCGCCTGTCGTACGTCAACTCCGACAAGGGCATCACCAACCTCCACGTCCCCTCCGACGTGATCGTCGACGCGTCGATGCCCGCGCTGATCCGCAACGGCGGCAAGCTCTGGGGCGTCGACGGCGGCGAAGACGACACGCTCGCCGTCATCCCCGACTCGTCCTACGCGAGCGTCTACCAGACGGTCATCGACGATTGTCTCGCGCACGGCCCGCTCGACCCGGCCACGATCGGCACCGTGCCGAACGTCGGGCTCATGGCCCAGGCGGCCGAGGAGTACGGCAGCCACGACAAGACCTTCGAGATCTCGGCTGCGGGCACCGTCCAGGTGGTCAACGCCGCCGGCGACGTGCTCATCGAGCACGAGGTGGAGGCGGGCGACATCTGGCGGGCGATGCAGACGAAGGATGTCGCGATCCGCGACTGGGTGAAGCTCGCGGTCACCCGTGCCCGCGCCACCGGTGCTCCCGCGGTGTTCTGGCTCGACCAGACCCGGGCCCACGACGCCACGCTCATCGAGAAGGTGCACACCTACCTCGCCGACCACGACACCGCCGGCCTCACGATCGAGATCCTCGCCCCCTCGGAGGCGACGCAGTACTCCCTCGACCGCCTCCGCCGCGGTGAGGACACGATCTCGGTCACCGGCAACGTGCTGCGCGACTACCTCACCGACCTCTTCCCGATCCTCGAGGTCGGCACGAGCGCCAAGATGCTGTCGATCGTGCCGCTCCTGGCCGGTGGCGGCCTGTTCGAGACCGGGGCCGGGGGATCGGCGCCCAAGCACGTGCAGCAGCTCGTCGCCGAGAACTACCTCCGCTGGGATTCGCTGGGCGAGTTCTTCGCCCTCGCCGCGTCGCTCGAGCATCTCGCCGATGTCACCGGCAACGGCAAGGCGCAGGTCCTCGCCGACACCCTGGATGCCGCGACCGGGACCTTCCTCGAGAACGACAAGTCCCCCGGCCGCGCCCTCGGGACCATCGACAACCGGGGAAGCCACTACTACCTCGCGCTGTACTGGGCGCAGGAGCTGGCTCGCCAGAGCGCCGACCCCGAGCTCGCCGCAGCCTTCGCGCCCATCGCCGAGGCTCTCGCCGAGAACGAGCAGCGCATCGTCGACGAGCTCATCGCCGTGCAGGGCTCGCCCGCCGAGATCGGCGGCTACTACCGTCCCGACCCCGAGCTGGTCGCGCAGGTGATGCGCCCCTCGGCGACCCTGAACGGAATCATCGACGGCATCGCCTGA
- a CDS encoding acetylxylan esterase: protein MPRFDLSPADLATYRPTVAEPADFDEFWTGTIGAARAAGGDVVVTPVATPLTLVDTYDVTFPGFAGDPVRAWLWVPRGADGPLPAVVEFNGYGGGRGLPHERLSWANAGYAHLFMDTRGQGSGWGSGGETPDPHGSGPAASGFMTRGIDDPATYYYRRLFTDGVRAVDAVRGLPQIDPARVAVTGGSQGGGIAIAVGGLVEGLRAVMPDVPFLCHFERAVGLTDADPYQEIVRYLRVHRGAEERVFRTLSYVDGVNFAARISAPALFSAALHDMICPPSTVFAAYNRVPVGDKTIEVYPFNEHEGGQSYQWLVQAAFLRERL, encoded by the coding sequence GTGCCCCGCTTCGATCTGAGCCCCGCCGACCTGGCGACCTATCGCCCCACCGTGGCCGAACCGGCCGACTTCGACGAGTTCTGGACCGGGACGATCGGTGCCGCCCGCGCTGCGGGCGGCGACGTCGTCGTCACCCCGGTGGCGACGCCGCTGACCCTCGTCGACACCTACGACGTGACGTTCCCGGGGTTCGCCGGCGACCCTGTCAGAGCCTGGCTGTGGGTGCCGCGCGGCGCCGACGGCCCCCTCCCGGCCGTCGTGGAGTTCAACGGGTACGGTGGCGGCCGCGGGCTCCCCCACGAGCGTCTGTCCTGGGCGAACGCGGGGTATGCCCACCTGTTCATGGACACCCGCGGGCAGGGCAGCGGCTGGGGTTCGGGCGGCGAGACACCCGACCCGCACGGGTCGGGACCCGCGGCATCCGGGTTCATGACCCGCGGCATCGACGACCCCGCGACGTACTACTACCGGCGTCTTTTCACCGACGGCGTTCGTGCCGTCGACGCCGTGCGGGGGCTGCCGCAGATCGACCCCGCACGCGTCGCCGTCACCGGCGGCAGCCAGGGGGGCGGGATCGCCATCGCCGTGGGCGGGCTGGTCGAAGGTCTTCGCGCCGTCATGCCCGACGTGCCCTTCCTCTGCCACTTCGAACGCGCCGTGGGTCTCACCGACGCAGACCCCTACCAGGAGATCGTGCGCTACCTGCGGGTGCACCGCGGCGCCGAGGAGCGGGTCTTCCGCACCCTGTCATACGTGGACGGCGTGAACTTCGCCGCCCGGATCTCGGCGCCGGCGCTGTTCTCGGCCGCCCTCCACGACATGATCTGCCCGCCGTCGACGGTGTTCGCGGCGTACAACCGCGTGCCGGTGGGCGACAAGACGATCGAGGTCTACCCCTTCAACGAGCACGAGGGCGGGCAGTCCTACCAGTGGCTCGTGCAGGCGGCGTTCCTGCGCGAGCGACTGTAG
- a CDS encoding L,D-transpeptidase, producing the protein MTDLVTRPNADGAAESQPQAADSTQPLAADVTDAATSDTPGGDAPTYAWAPAEPAPKKRRWGLWIGVTAAAAAIGMVAASVFLIAPGTAVAGLPVGFMTPGAAAAAIETRLAETTVVLTGPGGDAELTGADLGATVDAQALAETAFAEHPMWNPTVWFPSPVDAEVQLDPVLAAEALQAAAPDLAVSPVDAAVAFDATSATYQVTPAVPGEGIDADAVRQSLQDAFLAGQQRVEVAPSLAAVEAETTTTIAEATASRLNAMLDTAGFYIGEERTVPLDRAVVASWITLGDGDRGTISIEVDEAGIQSVIDTLPGLVNREAVNATVITNKAGAVLREDVAGVNGRALESTDGLAADAASQIAAGDGVVELGVTETPFTTVALARSVEVDLSAQRAYLFENGNMVESFTISSGTAATPTPTGNFTVFAYTRVQDMGALCYNPDAVNSYCTEDVPYITWFAPDIAFHGASNFRSSLGFPQSHGCVNMWDDAARFIYEWTATGTEVSVYS; encoded by the coding sequence GTGACTGACCTTGTGACCCGGCCGAATGCCGACGGGGCCGCTGAATCGCAGCCGCAGGCTGCTGATTCCACTCAGCCGCTGGCTGCCGACGTCACCGACGCGGCGACGTCCGACACCCCTGGCGGGGATGCCCCGACCTACGCCTGGGCGCCCGCAGAACCTGCTCCCAAGAAGCGCCGCTGGGGCCTCTGGATCGGTGTGACGGCCGCGGCCGCTGCGATCGGCATGGTTGCGGCATCCGTCTTCCTCATCGCTCCGGGCACGGCGGTGGCCGGATTACCCGTGGGCTTCATGACCCCCGGCGCCGCCGCCGCCGCGATCGAGACCCGTCTCGCCGAGACGACGGTCGTCCTCACCGGGCCCGGTGGCGACGCCGAACTGACCGGCGCCGATCTCGGCGCCACCGTCGACGCGCAGGCCCTCGCAGAGACCGCCTTCGCCGAGCATCCCATGTGGAACCCGACCGTCTGGTTCCCCTCCCCCGTCGACGCCGAGGTGCAGCTCGATCCGGTGCTCGCCGCCGAGGCCCTGCAGGCCGCCGCCCCCGACCTCGCCGTCTCACCCGTCGATGCGGCCGTCGCCTTCGACGCGACTTCGGCCACCTACCAGGTCACGCCCGCCGTTCCCGGCGAGGGCATCGACGCCGATGCCGTGCGGCAGAGCCTGCAGGACGCGTTCCTCGCCGGCCAGCAGCGTGTCGAGGTCGCTCCGTCGCTGGCGGCCGTGGAGGCCGAGACGACCACGACGATCGCCGAAGCGACCGCCTCACGCCTGAACGCCATGCTCGACACCGCGGGGTTCTACATCGGCGAAGAGCGGACCGTGCCGCTCGACCGCGCCGTCGTGGCGTCGTGGATCACCCTCGGCGACGGCGACCGCGGAACGATCTCGATCGAGGTCGACGAGGCCGGCATCCAGTCGGTCATCGACACCCTGCCGGGCCTGGTCAACCGCGAGGCCGTGAACGCCACCGTCATCACCAACAAGGCCGGTGCGGTCCTTCGCGAGGACGTCGCCGGCGTGAACGGCCGGGCGCTGGAGTCGACCGACGGGCTCGCGGCCGACGCCGCATCGCAGATCGCCGCCGGCGATGGTGTCGTCGAGCTCGGCGTCACCGAGACACCCTTCACCACGGTCGCTCTGGCCCGCTCGGTCGAGGTCGATCTCAGCGCGCAGCGTGCCTACCTTTTCGAGAACGGCAACATGGTGGAGTCGTTCACCATCTCGTCGGGGACGGCCGCCACGCCCACCCCGACCGGCAACTTCACCGTCTTCGCCTACACGCGCGTTCAGGACATGGGTGCGCTCTGCTACAACCCCGATGCGGTGAACAGCTACTGCACCGAGGACGTGCCCTACATCACCTGGTTCGCTCCCGACATCGCGTTCCATGGCGCATCGAACTTCCGCTCGTCGCTCGGCTTCCCGCAGAGCCACGGCTGCGTGAACATGTGGGATGACGCGGCACGCTTCATCTACGAGTGGACCGCCACCGGCACCGAGGTCAGCGTCTACTCCTGA
- a CDS encoding ROK family transcriptional regulator, with the protein MTPVDASRTSLGDTAFPAQSLPSRGRRQTAKVLPEQARRHNRALVLQTLFHGGAMSRADLARETRLTRVTISDLVAELIADGFLAEFGTRESAGPGKPAILVDLDRAGHRIVGLDLSGSETFIGAVLTLDGEIVARHEVAVPEAAADVVDTAVALARSLVADAHAPVLGVGVGTPGVVDEHGVILAAPNFGWVGFDLERALTDALQLPVLVANDANAAVLAEYTLGGAADDVMLIKVGRGVGAGLLTGGSPLRGSRFAAGEIGHVTVGTDGGPQCACGKIGCLEAWLSVPSLAARLAAASDDAAREGVLRDAGERLGIALAPVVATLDLSEIVLSGPPELLEGPLAAATLDTLRARTLAPFHEGVRIRMTLHGQDIVLRGAAVMVLSGQLGVS; encoded by the coding sequence ATGACTCCGGTCGACGCATCCCGCACCTCCCTCGGCGACACCGCCTTCCCGGCGCAGAGCCTGCCGTCGCGCGGGCGCCGCCAGACCGCGAAGGTGCTGCCCGAGCAGGCGCGTCGACACAACCGTGCCCTGGTGCTGCAGACGCTCTTCCACGGCGGGGCGATGAGCCGGGCCGACCTGGCTCGGGAGACCCGGCTGACGCGCGTGACCATCTCCGACCTCGTGGCGGAATTGATCGCCGACGGATTCCTCGCCGAATTCGGCACCCGCGAGAGCGCCGGCCCCGGAAAGCCCGCGATCCTCGTCGACCTCGACCGTGCGGGTCACCGCATCGTCGGCTTGGACCTCTCCGGGAGCGAGACCTTCATCGGTGCGGTGCTCACCTTGGACGGGGAGATCGTCGCCCGGCACGAGGTGGCGGTTCCCGAGGCGGCCGCGGATGTGGTGGACACGGCGGTGGCTCTGGCGCGGTCGCTCGTCGCCGATGCCCACGCTCCCGTCCTCGGCGTCGGGGTGGGAACCCCCGGTGTCGTCGACGAGCACGGCGTGATCCTCGCTGCGCCGAACTTCGGCTGGGTGGGTTTCGACCTGGAACGCGCACTCACCGACGCCCTGCAGCTGCCGGTCCTCGTGGCCAACGACGCCAACGCCGCCGTCCTCGCCGAGTACACCCTCGGTGGCGCCGCCGACGATGTGATGCTCATCAAGGTCGGCCGCGGTGTCGGCGCGGGACTTCTCACCGGTGGCAGCCCCCTCCGCGGCTCGCGCTTCGCCGCCGGCGAGATCGGCCACGTCACCGTCGGCACCGACGGCGGCCCGCAGTGCGCGTGCGGGAAGATCGGATGCCTCGAGGCGTGGCTCTCGGTCCCCTCGCTCGCCGCGCGTCTCGCCGCGGCATCCGACGACGCCGCCCGCGAGGGCGTGCTCCGCGACGCGGGGGAGAGGCTCGGGATCGCACTCGCTCCGGTGGTCGCCACCCTCGATCTGTCCGAGATCGTGCTCTCCGGCCCTCCCGAGCTCCTCGAGGGGCCCCTCGCGGCCGCCACCCTCGACACCCTCCGCGCCCGCACCCTCGCCCCCTTCCACGAGGGGGTGCGCATCCGCATGACCTTGCACGGTCAGGACATCGTCCTGCGCGGCGCCGCCGTCATGGTGCTCTCCGGTCAGCTCGGGGTCTCCTGA
- a CDS encoding extracellular solute-binding protein codes for MKKTLVSAALLGVGAVVLAGCAGGTGSAGSDEGAEIRVWLVGADTPQEARDYLVETFEADNPGSTLVIEEQSWEGLVDKLTTSLSSSDSPDIVEFGNTQAPAFTSVGALLDLSDEFEALGGDDLLPGFVEAGSYDGAFYAPPLYSGARVVFADPALVTEAPATLDDYIASATALAEANPGMVFFLIVQSRMTSGLVSGAVKG; via the coding sequence ATGAAGAAGACGCTCGTGAGCGCCGCCCTGCTCGGGGTCGGCGCCGTGGTGCTGGCCGGCTGCGCCGGCGGCACGGGCTCGGCAGGCTCGGACGAGGGCGCGGAGATCCGCGTGTGGCTGGTCGGCGCCGACACGCCGCAGGAGGCCCGCGACTACCTCGTCGAGACGTTCGAGGCGGATAACCCCGGCTCCACCCTCGTGATCGAGGAGCAGAGCTGGGAGGGGCTGGTCGACAAGCTCACCACCAGCCTGTCCAGCTCCGACAGCCCCGACATCGTGGAGTTCGGAAACACCCAGGCGCCCGCCTTCACCTCGGTCGGCGCCCTCCTCGACCTCAGCGACGAGTTCGAGGCCCTCGGCGGTGACGACCTGCTGCCCGGATTCGTCGAAGCCGGCTCGTACGACGGGGCGTTCTACGCGCCGCCGCTGTACTCCGGCGCCCGCGTGGTGTTCGCCGATCCGGCGCTCGTCACCGAGGCACCCGCGACACTCGACGATTACATCGCCTCGGCGACCGCCCTCGCCGAGGCGAATCCCGGAATGGTGTTCTTCCTCATCGTGCAGAGCCGGATGACGTCGGGCCTGGTCTCCGGGGCGGTGAAGGGCTGA
- a CDS encoding ROK family protein, translated as MRVGLDVGGTKTEAVALDDEGSVVARVRRPTAFGPDGVIASILAAVEEVGTHAGGLATSVGIGMPGQIVPGSGVISHAVNLGVRSLDVAAVVGAALAVPVDVENDVKAAALGAAVLRRSASPGASGTAESGLAYLNLGTGVAAGLVIGGDLWRGSRGAAGEIGHLSVDPAGPRCGCGQRGCIEALAGGRAIAARWERPAALPVADVFDCVDEERPDSAVRERARELRDDLVRGVAAAVRVLVLTADVDVVMLGGGLTALGDRLVAPVRAALRRSGETSPFLRSLHLDERIELLPTGSPAAALGAALLGAERGEEVLTVG; from the coding sequence ATGCGGGTCGGATTGGACGTCGGCGGCACCAAGACCGAAGCGGTGGCGCTGGATGACGAGGGGTCGGTCGTCGCACGCGTGCGCCGCCCCACGGCTTTCGGCCCCGATGGTGTCATCGCCTCGATCCTCGCCGCGGTCGAGGAGGTGGGTACGCACGCCGGCGGGCTCGCGACATCGGTCGGGATCGGGATGCCGGGACAGATCGTCCCCGGCTCGGGGGTCATCTCCCACGCGGTGAACCTCGGCGTGCGCTCCCTCGACGTCGCCGCCGTGGTCGGCGCCGCTCTCGCGGTCCCCGTCGACGTCGAGAATGACGTCAAGGCCGCCGCGCTCGGCGCTGCCGTCCTCCGCCGCTCCGCGTCGCCTGGGGCCTCCGGGACTGCGGAGTCGGGCCTTGCGTACCTGAACCTCGGCACCGGGGTGGCCGCGGGGCTCGTCATCGGCGGGGACCTCTGGCGTGGGTCGCGCGGTGCGGCCGGTGAGATCGGACACCTGAGCGTCGACCCCGCCGGACCCCGGTGTGGTTGCGGTCAACGCGGATGCATCGAGGCGCTCGCCGGCGGTCGCGCCATCGCCGCGCGGTGGGAGAGGCCCGCGGCGCTCCCCGTCGCCGACGTGTTCGACTGCGTCGACGAAGAGCGACCCGACAGCGCTGTCCGTGAGCGGGCGCGCGAGCTTCGCGACGACCTCGTGCGCGGAGTGGCCGCAGCGGTGCGGGTGCTCGTCCTCACCGCCGACGTGGACGTCGTGATGCTCGGCGGCGGGCTCACGGCCCTCGGCGACCGGCTCGTCGCGCCGGTGCGCGCGGCGCTGCGGCGGAGCGGCGAGACCTCGCCGTTCCTCCGGTCGCTGCATCTGGACGAGCGGATCGAGCTTCTTCCCACCGGATCGCCGGCCGCGGCGCTCGGTGCAGCCCTTCTCGGCGCCGAGCGGGGCGAGGAGGTGCTGACCGTTGGCTGA
- a CDS encoding glucosamine-6-phosphate deaminase, whose amino-acid sequence MAEIVIVDSPDAAGALVAAEIVRLIGENPRTVLGLATGSTPLPVYRALREQTAGIDLSGIRGFALDEYVGIAPDHPESYASVIRREVVEPLGLDPALVHVPDGDLERITVSGEEYERAIDDAGGVDLQILGIGTDGHLGFNEPGSSFASRTRVKTLTAQTRRDNARFFPSLDDVPRHCITQGLGTILRARHLVLLAFGEGKAAAVAGAVEGPLTASLPASAIQLHPHATVVVDEAAASQLRLADYYRYAWDNKPDGQGL is encoded by the coding sequence TTGGCTGAGATCGTCATCGTCGACAGCCCTGACGCCGCCGGCGCCCTCGTCGCCGCCGAGATCGTCCGTCTCATCGGTGAGAACCCCCGGACTGTGCTGGGACTCGCCACCGGGTCGACGCCCCTTCCCGTCTACCGGGCCCTGCGGGAGCAGACCGCCGGGATCGACCTCTCCGGCATCCGGGGCTTCGCCCTCGACGAATACGTCGGAATCGCGCCCGACCACCCCGAGAGCTACGCCTCGGTCATCCGCCGTGAGGTCGTCGAACCGCTCGGCCTCGACCCGGCGCTCGTCCACGTGCCGGACGGTGACCTGGAGCGGATCACCGTGTCGGGCGAGGAGTACGAGCGGGCGATCGACGACGCCGGCGGCGTCGACCTCCAGATCCTCGGCATCGGCACCGATGGCCACCTCGGGTTCAACGAGCCGGGGTCGTCGTTCGCATCGCGGACGCGGGTGAAGACGCTCACCGCCCAGACCCGCCGCGACAACGCCCGCTTCTTCCCGAGCCTCGACGACGTGCCGCGGCACTGCATCACGCAGGGGCTCGGCACGATCCTGCGCGCGCGACACCTCGTGCTCCTTGCCTTCGGTGAGGGCAAGGCCGCGGCGGTCGCCGGGGCCGTCGAGGGCCCGCTCACCGCCTCGCTTCCGGCGTCGGCGATCCAGCTGCATCCTCATGCCACCGTCGTCGTCGACGAGGCGGCGGCGTCTCAGCTGCGCCTGGCCGACTACTACCGCTACGCTTGGGACAACAAGCCCGACGGTCAGGGCCTGTAG
- a CDS encoding NUDIX domain-containing protein, producing the protein MNPPSIRVSAGLVTDAAGRALLVRKTGTRLFMNPGGKPEPGETPAETLVRELQEELGLAVTAASLHPLGVFRTAAANEPGHDVVADAFRLQIDPADAAPRAEIAEARWITTEDAARTPLAPLCVVLLPLVWGADYRP; encoded by the coding sequence GTGAACCCGCCGTCGATCCGTGTCAGCGCGGGGCTGGTGACGGATGCCGCGGGCCGCGCGCTCCTCGTCCGCAAGACCGGCACGCGGCTGTTCATGAACCCCGGCGGTAAGCCCGAGCCGGGCGAGACCCCCGCCGAGACGCTCGTGCGCGAGCTCCAGGAGGAACTCGGCCTCGCGGTCACGGCCGCGTCGCTGCATCCGCTCGGGGTCTTCCGCACCGCCGCCGCCAACGAACCGGGCCACGACGTCGTCGCCGACGCGTTCCGACTTCAGATCGATCCCGCCGACGCGGCGCCCCGGGCCGAGATCGCCGAGGCCCGGTGGATCACGACGGAGGATGCCGCACGGACTCCGCTCGCTCCCCTGTGCGTCGTGCTGCTGCCTCTCGTGTGGGGCGCGGACTACAGGCCCTGA